A DNA window from Zingiber officinale cultivar Zhangliang chromosome 3A, Zo_v1.1, whole genome shotgun sequence contains the following coding sequences:
- the LOC122054153 gene encoding LOB domain-containing protein CRL1-like — protein MAGFGSPCGACKFLRRKCVAGCVFAPYFLHEHGAAHFAAVHKVFGASNVAKLLMHLPLADRSEAAVTISYEAQARLQNPIYGCVAHIFTLQQQILNLQAQVASLEAQTSQGLSAAAAVNLPPHHPQQVNPCNTFQPHESQHFHGFVDQALGEAEMITPSLMDVEHCMNHVGPNLEMISEDLLFPFGSEDTDCLDFQDNFWKSAYQEVEERLNF, from the exons ATGGCCGGCTTCGGGTCTCCCTGCGGTGCCTGCAAGTTTCTCCGGCGGAAGTGCGTGGCCGGCTGCGTCTTCGCCCCCTACTTCCTCCACGAGCACGGCGCTGCCCACTTTGCAGCCGTCCACAAGGTGTTTGGGGCCAGCAACGTTGCCAAGCTCCTCATGCACCTGCCGTTGGCCGATCGCTCTGAGGCCGCCGTCACGATCTCCTATGAGGCTCAAGCCAGGCTCCAAAATCCGATCTATGGCTGCGTCGCCCACATCTTCACCCTTCAACAACAA ATTCTTAATCTGCAAGCTCAAGTTGCCTCCCTTGAAGCACAAACATCACAGGGGCTCAGTGCTGCCGCTGCTGTCAATCTTCCTCCTCATCATCCGCAACAAGTCAACCCCTGCAACACATTTCAACCTCACGAAAGTCAACACTTCCATGGCTTCGTCGATCAAGCTTTAGGGGAGGCAGAGATGATCACACCCTCATTGATGGATGTGGAACATTGCATGAACCATGTTGGCCCTAACTTGGAAATGATCAGTGAGGATTTATTGTTCCCTTTTGGAAGTGAGGACACTGATTGCTTGGATTTCCAGGACAATTTTTGGAAGTCGGCTTACCAAGAAGTGGAGGAGAGACTCAATTTCTAG